Proteins from a single region of Bacteroidota bacterium:
- a CDS encoding lysylphosphatidylglycerol synthase transmembrane domain-containing protein — MPLPPPDTLAPGERTAHRSPSLRGLVVPVLLSVTVLGLVLYFTWEPDTLGRMTRGLNAGLLWLAFGMVGVRILLGGGRLRYISHGTLSLVGGMRGAVAWDFMSAVTPSAVGGAPLAAYFVAKDNRIPVGEATAILLFSMLMDQIWFAVSIPFILLSSVWIEVFPPSLGLAGAGTLTVYFIGMMLWACFFAYATLIRPQILESVATWIVRLKWLRRFEGRVRRELVELRRRAAVLRGQPPHFFVIGFFWSAGIWLTRYVALLLIVLSVYPLLDAFTFLVRTGGMMLTAMAVPTPGGSGGIEGLYVLFLAPLIPKAIVGATLLTWRLMAYHFFIAVGFVMTALAVKSRFAGRNGADRNGADRNGADADGVEAPPPAPPAHVEPLP, encoded by the coding sequence ATGCCCCTGCCTCCGCCCGACACGCTCGCACCCGGCGAGCGCACCGCGCACCGCTCGCCCTCGCTGCGCGGCTTGGTCGTGCCGGTGCTGCTGAGCGTCACGGTGCTAGGCCTCGTTCTCTATTTCACCTGGGAGCCGGACACGCTGGGCCGGATGACGCGCGGCCTGAACGCGGGGCTGCTTTGGCTGGCGTTCGGGATGGTCGGCGTGCGGATCCTGCTGGGCGGCGGCCGGCTGCGCTACATCTCGCACGGCACGCTCTCGCTCGTGGGCGGAATGCGCGGCGCGGTCGCGTGGGACTTTATGTCGGCCGTAACCCCGTCGGCCGTCGGCGGGGCGCCGCTGGCGGCCTACTTCGTGGCGAAGGACAACCGCATTCCGGTCGGCGAGGCGACGGCGATCCTGCTGTTCTCGATGCTGATGGACCAGATCTGGTTCGCGGTCTCGATCCCGTTTATCCTGCTCTCTTCGGTCTGGATCGAGGTGTTTCCCCCGTCGCTTGGCCTGGCCGGAGCGGGGACGCTGACGGTGTACTTCATCGGGATGATGCTGTGGGCGTGCTTCTTCGCCTACGCGACGCTCATCCGCCCACAGATTCTGGAGAGCGTGGCGACCTGGATCGTCCGGCTGAAATGGCTGCGCCGGTTCGAGGGCCGGGTCCGGCGCGAACTCGTCGAGTTGCGGCGGCGGGCGGCGGTGCTGCGCGGCCAGCCCCCGCACTTCTTCGTCATCGGCTTCTTCTGGTCGGCAGGCATCTGGCTGACGCGCTACGTGGCGCTGCTGCTGATCGTGCTCAGCGTCTACCCGCTTCTGGACGCCTTCACGTTCCTCGTCCGCACCGGCGGGATGATGCTCACCGCGATGGCGGTCCCCACGCCCGGCGGCTCCGGCGGGATCGAGGGGCTGTACGTGCTCTTCCTCGCCCCCCTCATCCCGAAGGCCATCGTCGGGGCGACGCTGCTGACGTGGCGGCTGATGGCCTACCACTTCTTCATCGCGGTCGGGTTCGTCATGACTGCCCTCGCGGTCAAGAGCCGCTTCGCTGGCCGGAACGGAGCCGACCGGAACGGGGCCGACCGGAACGGAGCCGACGCGGACGGCGTCGAGGCTCCACCGCCCGCGCCGCCCGCCCATGTCGAACCACTCCCCTGA
- a CDS encoding DUF72 domain-containing protein — translation MSNHSPDALGVDDRRADLAAYDFRRVHPRLAFGTASDRYAAWIGQVYPERWQSEIQTRKKKLGGQSFEERQLPIASVVDYFKHFSVLEIDFTFYRPLLEDDSEPGSNYFVLQQYAEHAPGDARFLLKAPQAFAARTLRHGGKGGPRYEPNPTYLDADAYTRQFLDPAVELLGERLRGILFEQEYTRVAESPEPEAFVANLDGFFRRVPDEAQTHLEVRSPHLIVPAYVDWLEARGLGFAFSHWQYLPSIKEQWERTAGRLTAADGHVVLRLLNPRGTSYAEAFALAYPFDAPVPKLAETKQARQMVDEATALAYRAAESDRTLNVIANNRAWGNSPALAQAVAARFLDFATARGA, via the coding sequence ATGTCGAACCACTCCCCTGACGCCCTCGGCGTCGACGACCGCCGCGCTGACCTCGCGGCCTACGACTTCCGGCGCGTCCACCCGCGCCTCGCCTTTGGGACCGCCTCGGACCGCTACGCCGCGTGGATCGGGCAGGTCTACCCCGAGCGCTGGCAGAGCGAAATCCAGACCCGGAAGAAAAAGCTCGGCGGCCAGAGCTTCGAGGAGCGGCAGCTCCCGATTGCGTCCGTCGTCGACTATTTCAAGCACTTCTCGGTCCTGGAGATCGACTTCACGTTCTACCGACCGCTCCTGGAGGACGACAGCGAGCCGGGCAGCAACTACTTCGTGCTCCAGCAATACGCCGAGCACGCGCCCGGCGACGCGCGCTTTCTGCTGAAGGCCCCGCAAGCCTTCGCCGCGCGCACGCTGCGGCACGGCGGAAAAGGCGGGCCGCGCTACGAACCCAATCCGACCTACCTCGACGCCGACGCCTACACCCGGCAGTTCCTCGACCCGGCCGTCGAGCTTCTCGGCGAGCGCCTGCGCGGCATCCTCTTCGAGCAGGAATACACCCGCGTCGCCGAGAGTCCCGAGCCCGAGGCGTTCGTGGCAAACCTAGACGGGTTTTTCCGCAGGGTGCCGGACGAGGCCCAGACGCACCTCGAAGTCCGCTCGCCGCACCTGATCGTCCCGGCGTACGTCGACTGGCTGGAGGCGCGGGGCCTCGGGTTCGCCTTCAGCCACTGGCAGTACCTACCCTCGATCAAAGAGCAATGGGAGCGGACCGCCGGACGGCTCACGGCGGCCGACGGACACGTCGTGCTCCGGCTCCTCAACCCGCGTGGGACGTCGTACGCCGAGGCGTTTGCGCTGGCCTATCCGTTCGACGCGCCGGTGCCGAAGCTAGCCGAGACGAAGCAAGCGCGGCAGATGGTGGACGAGGCGACAGCCCTCGCCTACCGCGCTGCCGAGTCCGACCGGACGCTGAACGTGATCGCCAACAACCGGGCGTGGGGCAACTCCCCCGCCCTCGCCCAGGCCGTCGCCGCCCGCTTCCTCGACTTCGCCACTGCGCGTGGCGCGTGA
- a CDS encoding helix-hairpin-helix domain-containing protein — protein MTTTKNTATEPVAPDAPTNEQIAAVLDQMADVLEERGANPYRIGAYHNAAQAIREYATPLAEVYAERGVNALMEIHGVGESLSAHIARYIETGYLGRRTRADDAFDPVVLFASVPGISRALARQIVDDLGVTTLDALERAAYDGRLLGLKGVGRQTVAALRLQLNSLLQWAALDRRQRVRRDAYRLATLAEMEGAEQASRLRLRRAA, from the coding sequence ATGACCACGACGAAAAACACCGCGACCGAACCGGTCGCCCCCGACGCGCCGACGAACGAGCAGATCGCTGCCGTCCTCGACCAGATGGCCGACGTGCTCGAAGAGCGAGGCGCCAACCCGTACCGCATCGGGGCCTACCACAACGCGGCCCAGGCAATCCGCGAGTACGCCACGCCGCTCGCCGAGGTCTATGCCGAGCGCGGCGTCAACGCGCTCATGGAGATCCACGGCGTCGGTGAGAGTCTGAGCGCGCATATCGCCCGCTACATCGAGACCGGCTACCTCGGGCGCCGCACGCGTGCCGACGACGCCTTCGACCCCGTCGTCCTCTTCGCCTCGGTGCCGGGCATCAGCCGGGCGCTCGCGCGCCAGATCGTGGACGACCTCGGCGTGACGACCCTCGACGCGCTCGAACGGGCGGCGTACGACGGGCGACTTCTCGGCCTCAAGGGGGTCGGGCGGCAGACGGTGGCGGCGCTGCGGCTCCAGCTCAACAGCCTCCTCCAGTGGGCCGCGCTCGACCGGCGGCAGCGCGTCCGCCGCGACGCCTACCGCCTCGCCACGCTCGCCGAGATGGAAGGGGCCGAACAGGCCTCCCGCCTGCGGCTACGCCGAGCAGCCTAG
- a CDS encoding DUF480 domain-containing protein — translation MDTPLDPAEVRVVGALAEKALATPDYYPMTLNALVAACNQKTGRDPVMDLDGHAVATALDSLIRRGLAGTSDRAGSRSTKYRHLLDHHFGLGEAGVAALAVLMLRGPQTAGEVRGRTGRMHAFASLEVAEATLHGLAEREEPLAVELPVQPGRKEARWAHLLAGTPEVEESETPSSSFSPAMQSAREKGDRVEALEERVERLEAELQELREALSDFRRQFE, via the coding sequence ATGGACACCCCGCTTGACCCCGCCGAAGTCCGCGTCGTCGGAGCGCTCGCCGAGAAGGCGCTCGCCACGCCGGACTACTACCCGATGACGCTCAACGCGCTCGTCGCCGCCTGCAACCAGAAGACGGGCCGCGACCCGGTGATGGACCTCGACGGTCACGCCGTGGCAACGGCGCTCGACAGCCTGATACGGCGCGGCCTCGCCGGGACGAGCGACCGCGCCGGCAGCCGGTCTACGAAATACCGCCACCTGCTCGACCACCACTTTGGGCTTGGCGAAGCAGGCGTCGCCGCGCTTGCGGTGCTGATGCTGCGCGGGCCGCAGACTGCAGGCGAGGTGCGCGGGCGGACGGGGCGGATGCACGCGTTTGCGTCGCTGGAGGTTGCCGAGGCGACGCTGCACGGGTTGGCCGAGCGGGAGGAGCCGCTCGCGGTGGAGCTGCCGGTGCAGCCGGGCCGGAAAGAGGCGCGATGGGCACACCTGCTGGCCGGGACCCCCGAGGTCGAAGAAAGCGAGACGCCGTCGTCGAGCTTCTCGCCCGCGATGCAATCGGCACGGGAGAAAGGGGACCGGGTAGAGGCGCTGGAAGAGCGGGTCGAGAGGCTAGAGGCTGAGCTTCAGGAGCTGCGCGAGGCACTCAGCGATTTCCGCCGCCAGTTCGAATAG
- a CDS encoding RNA pseudouridine synthase produces the protein MRDSPEQGAVRRADGARFEVLYLDNHLLAVSKPAGLLVQEDYTGDADLLTLGKAHLKNKFDKLGNVFLGLVHRLDRPVSGVLVLARTSKSASRLSDQFRRRTPQKRYLALVEGRLTGQGSREDWLAKIDRHVRVVKPGHPQGKRAELRWQALASNRTKSGAVSLVEVELLTGRAHQIRVQLAALGYPILGDLRYGAKREFDGRNLALHSYRLTVEHPTKREPMSFSALPPSTWDGYFDDLVRSTVEA, from the coding sequence ATGCGCGATAGTCCAGAGCAGGGCGCGGTGAGGCGAGCAGACGGCGCACGGTTCGAGGTGCTCTACCTCGACAACCACCTGCTCGCCGTCTCCAAGCCGGCAGGGCTGCTCGTGCAGGAAGACTACACCGGCGACGCCGACCTGCTGACGCTCGGCAAAGCGCACCTCAAAAACAAATTTGACAAGCTGGGCAACGTCTTTCTCGGCCTCGTCCACCGGCTCGACCGGCCCGTCTCCGGCGTCCTGGTCCTCGCCCGGACCTCGAAGTCGGCGTCGCGCCTGAGCGACCAGTTCCGCCGCCGCACCCCGCAGAAGCGCTACCTCGCCCTCGTCGAAGGCCGCCTCACCGGGCAGGGAAGCCGGGAAGACTGGCTCGCCAAAATCGACCGGCACGTCCGCGTCGTCAAGCCGGGGCACCCGCAGGGGAAGCGCGCCGAACTGCGCTGGCAGGCGCTCGCGAGCAACCGTACCAAATCGGGCGCAGTCAGCCTCGTCGAGGTCGAACTGCTGACCGGGCGGGCGCACCAGATTCGGGTCCAGCTTGCCGCGCTCGGCTACCCGATCCTCGGCGACCTCCGCTACGGGGCCAAGCGCGAATTCGACGGGCGCAACCTCGCGCTCCACAGCTACCGGCTGACCGTCGAGCACCCGACAAAGCGCGAGCCGATGTCGTTTTCTGCCCTGCCACCTTCGACGTGGGACGGGTATTTTGACGACCTTGTTCGCTCTACCGTGGAAGCCTGA
- a CDS encoding PHB depolymerase family esterase — protein MRFSVALAAVAVLAGCTTPVTPPEGGSAWGPLDAATGVGEFALEVDYDGRTRSLLVHLPPTPEPDALVLALHGRFGSGASMRDFSGFSEIADREGFVVVYPDGVARSWADGRGTTPADQRGVDDVGFLAEVVRRVRDRFPIPADRVFAAGMSNGGFMAQRLAVERADLVGGIGTVAGSVSDELDTTQGPSEPVAVAFVHGTEDTLVPYAGDPEENMLGIEDAARRWAGFNGCPAPRLTETIDAEPDGTQVLIYDAAPCDEQASVRLYRVEGGGHTWPGSLTDPLPPFLVGRTSQEIMASEVLWDFFDAR, from the coding sequence ATGCGTTTCTCTGTCGCGCTTGCTGCTGTAGCCGTCCTCGCTGGTTGTACGACCCCGGTCACGCCGCCCGAGGGCGGAAGCGCCTGGGGCCCGCTCGACGCCGCGACAGGTGTTGGGGAGTTCGCACTCGAGGTCGACTACGACGGGCGCACGCGCTCGCTGCTCGTCCACCTGCCCCCGACGCCCGAGCCGGACGCGCTCGTGCTCGCGCTCCACGGGCGCTTCGGCAGCGGGGCCTCCATGCGCGACTTCAGCGGCTTCAGCGAGATCGCCGACCGCGAGGGGTTCGTCGTCGTCTACCCTGATGGCGTGGCGCGAAGCTGGGCCGACGGCCGAGGCACCACGCCTGCCGACCAGCGCGGCGTGGACGATGTTGGCTTCCTGGCCGAGGTGGTCCGGCGCGTCCGCGACCGTTTCCCGATTCCAGCGGACCGCGTCTTCGCCGCGGGGATGTCCAACGGCGGCTTCATGGCGCAGCGCCTCGCCGTCGAGCGAGCCGATCTCGTCGGCGGTATCGGGACGGTGGCTGGGTCCGTATCCGACGAGTTAGATACCACCCAGGGGCCGAGTGAGCCGGTGGCTGTCGCCTTCGTGCATGGCACCGAAGACACGCTCGTACCCTACGCCGGTGACCCGGAGGAAAACATGCTCGGCATCGAGGATGCCGCCCGCCGCTGGGCCGGTTTCAACGGCTGTCCGGCCCCGCGCCTGACAGAGACGATCGACGCCGAGCCGGACGGCACGCAGGTCCTGATTTACGACGCCGCGCCGTGCGACGAGCAGGCGTCGGTGCGGCTCTACCGGGTCGAGGGCGGGGGGCACACATGGCCGGGGAGCCTCACGGACCCGCTACCGCCTTTTTTAGTAGGGCGTACGAGCCAGGAGATCATGGCTAGCGAAGTGCTGTGGGATTTCTTCGATGCGCGATAG
- a CDS encoding Na+/H+ antiporter NhaC family protein — protein sequence MQQRTLLVLFLGLAGLTALGAQVEPQSVPPAAPPDAPVLLEAPPAEEPAEPVPTWLSIVPALVAIAAALAFRQVVAALFAGIWIGAWLVRGGIDGLWLGLLDTVQVYVLQALADADHAAIIIFTLMIGGVVGVIQKNGGTKGIVSAVVAWASSARRGQLATSFLGLAIFFDDYANTLIVGGTMRPITDRLRISREKLAYIVDSTAAPIASLALVTTWIGYEVGLIGEAVARIDGYDEAAYSVFLNSLAYSFYPVLAILFVLAVAAWQRDFGPMLAAERRARQTGQLFRPGSDIEQAEAESSVLVPDESTPARALNAVVPILVLIVGVVGGLFATGEGDSVREIISSADSYRAMLWASLLAVVVAVALSVGQRILTLTEALDAWYAGMKAMLLAIIILILAWALSGVNDALGTADWLVLRLSGSLAVGLVPALVFLLAAATAFSTGSSWGTMGILMPLVVPLAWGVLSAEGMAEPEHYHILYSSVSAVLAGAVWGDHCSPISDTTILSSLASGCDHIDHVRTQLPYALLVGTGAILLGTLPAGFGVPWWLCLPVAAVVLLAGLRFFGEPVEATETVRG from the coding sequence ATGCAACAGCGCACCCTCCTCGTTCTTTTTCTCGGCCTCGCCGGGCTGACTGCGCTCGGGGCGCAGGTGGAGCCGCAGAGTGTGCCGCCGGCAGCGCCGCCCGACGCGCCGGTACTGCTAGAGGCTCCGCCAGCCGAGGAACCCGCCGAACCGGTCCCAACGTGGCTCTCCATCGTCCCCGCCCTCGTGGCGATTGCGGCGGCGCTCGCGTTTCGGCAGGTGGTGGCAGCGCTCTTCGCAGGCATCTGGATCGGGGCTTGGCTCGTGCGCGGCGGGATCGACGGGCTCTGGCTCGGGCTCCTCGACACAGTCCAGGTCTACGTCCTCCAGGCCCTCGCCGACGCGGACCACGCGGCGATCATCATCTTCACGCTCATGATCGGCGGGGTCGTCGGGGTCATCCAGAAGAACGGGGGGACGAAGGGGATCGTCAGCGCGGTCGTGGCGTGGGCGAGTTCGGCGCGGCGGGGGCAGCTTGCGACGAGCTTCCTCGGCCTGGCAATCTTCTTCGACGACTACGCCAACACGCTCATTGTCGGCGGGACGATGCGGCCGATCACGGACCGGCTCCGCATCTCGCGCGAGAAGCTGGCCTACATCGTCGACTCGACCGCCGCGCCCATCGCCTCGCTCGCGCTCGTGACGACGTGGATCGGGTACGAGGTCGGGCTGATCGGCGAGGCCGTCGCCCGGATCGACGGCTACGACGAGGCGGCGTACTCGGTCTTCCTCAACTCGCTCGCCTACAGCTTCTACCCGGTCCTCGCGATCCTCTTCGTCCTCGCCGTCGCCGCGTGGCAGCGCGACTTCGGGCCGATGCTCGCCGCCGAACGCCGCGCCCGGCAGACCGGCCAGCTCTTCCGCCCCGGCTCGGACATCGAGCAGGCCGAGGCCGAGTCGAGCGTCCTCGTCCCCGACGAGTCGACGCCCGCCCGCGCGCTCAACGCCGTCGTCCCGATCCTCGTCCTCATCGTGGGGGTCGTCGGCGGGCTCTTCGCGACGGGGGAGGGCGACTCGGTGCGCGAGATCATCTCGTCGGCCGACTCGTACCGGGCGATGCTGTGGGCGTCGCTCCTGGCGGTCGTCGTCGCGGTCGCGCTCTCGGTCGGGCAGCGGATCCTGACGCTCACCGAGGCGCTCGACGCGTGGTACGCCGGGATGAAGGCGATGCTCTTGGCGATCATCATCCTGATCCTCGCATGGGCGCTCTCCGGCGTCAACGACGCGCTCGGCACGGCCGACTGGCTGGTCTTGAGGCTCTCGGGGAGCCTCGCGGTCGGCCTCGTCCCGGCGCTCGTCTTCCTCCTCGCCGCCGCGACGGCCTTCTCGACGGGGTCGAGCTGGGGGACGATGGGGATCCTGATGCCGCTCGTTGTCCCGCTCGCGTGGGGCGTCCTTTCGGCCGAGGGCATGGCCGAACCCGAGCACTACCACATTCTTTACTCGTCGGTCTCGGCCGTCCTCGCCGGGGCCGTCTGGGGCGACCACTGCTCGCCGATCTCGGACACGACGATCCTCTCGTCGCTCGCCTCGGGGTGCGACCACATTGACCACGTCCGCACGCAGCTTCCGTACGCGCTCCTCGTCGGGACCGGGGCGATCCTGCTCGGGACGCTGCCGGCGGGCTTCGGGGTGCCGTGGTGGCTCTGCCTGCCCGTCGCGGCGGTCGTACTCCTTGCGGGGCTGCGGTTCTTCGGCGAGCCGGTCGAGGCCACGGAAACAGTACGGGGTTGA
- a CDS encoding elongation factor Tu, which translates to MAVVIELRYDIRARITLVLTEEGGRKTPAVRGYRPQFYYSGRDWDALPEYIGVEQVEPGQTFETYLHLLSPECHYGKVTSGMPFEWREGARVVGQGVVLELLELERAARETLERDPNALESCRE; encoded by the coding sequence ATGGCTGTTGTGATCGAACTCCGATACGACATACGCGCTCGGATTACGCTTGTCCTGACTGAGGAAGGGGGTCGAAAAACACCTGCTGTTCGGGGTTACCGACCTCAGTTCTACTACAGCGGTCGAGACTGGGACGCTCTGCCAGAATACATCGGTGTTGAGCAGGTTGAGCCGGGGCAGACGTTCGAGACGTATCTCCATCTCCTCAGTCCAGAGTGCCACTACGGAAAGGTCACGTCAGGGATGCCTTTCGAGTGGCGTGAAGGTGCTCGCGTGGTCGGACAGGGTGTCGTTCTTGAATTGCTAGAGTTAGAGCGGGCAGCGCGGGAGACACTGGAACGTGACCCGAATGCGCTTGAGAGTTGCCGGGAATGA
- the prfA gene encoding peptide chain release factor 1 — MTSIPDETLRDIKARHAEVERLMATPEVATDPTQLADLGREHSELTDLKAKIERVEALQQEADDLRELAGGDDPELAEMAALELEGIEAKLPKAEEALRLALIPKDPADAKDAILEIRAGTGGDEASLFTGDLLRLYTRFAEQRGWKIEMMDATEGAQGGFKEITLSVKGPEVFGTMKYESGVHRVQRVPATESQGRIHTSAATVAVLPEAEEVDVEIHANDLEIDVYRSSGPGGQSVNTTDSAVRITHKPTGLVVTCQDEKSQHKNKDKALRVLRSRLYQAKLDAINAERSEQRRALVGSGDRSEKIRTYNYPQSRVTDHRLTGDDKNHALQDVLNGDLDAIIAALRMAENAERLSG; from the coding sequence ATGACCTCCATCCCCGACGAGACCCTCCGCGACATCAAAGCCCGCCACGCCGAGGTCGAGCGCCTGATGGCGACGCCTGAGGTCGCCACTGACCCGACGCAGCTTGCCGACCTCGGGCGCGAGCACTCGGAACTGACCGACCTGAAGGCGAAGATCGAGCGCGTCGAGGCGCTGCAGCAGGAAGCCGACGACCTCCGCGAACTCGCTGGGGGTGACGATCCCGAACTCGCCGAGATGGCCGCCCTCGAACTCGAAGGCATCGAGGCGAAGCTGCCGAAGGCCGAGGAGGCGCTCCGCCTCGCGCTTATCCCCAAAGACCCCGCCGACGCCAAAGACGCGATCCTCGAAATCCGCGCCGGCACCGGCGGCGACGAGGCCAGCCTCTTCACCGGCGACCTCCTCCGGCTCTACACCCGCTTCGCCGAGCAGCGCGGCTGGAAGATCGAGATGATGGACGCCACCGAGGGCGCGCAGGGTGGGTTCAAAGAAATCACGCTCTCGGTCAAAGGCCCCGAGGTGTTCGGGACGATGAAGTACGAGAGCGGGGTCCACCGCGTGCAGCGCGTTCCCGCCACCGAGAGCCAGGGCCGCATCCACACCTCCGCTGCGACCGTCGCCGTCCTCCCCGAAGCCGAGGAGGTGGACGTCGAGATCCACGCCAACGACCTCGAAATCGATGTCTACCGCTCGTCCGGCCCCGGCGGGCAGTCGGTCAACACGACCGACTCCGCCGTGCGGATCACCCACAAACCGACGGGCCTCGTGGTGACGTGCCAGGACGAGAAGAGCCAGCACAAGAACAAAGACAAGGCGCTCCGCGTCCTCCGCAGCCGGCTCTACCAGGCCAAGCTCGACGCGATCAACGCTGAGCGCTCGGAGCAGCGCCGCGCCCTCGTCGGCTCCGGCGACCGGTCCGAGAAGATCAGGACCTACAACTACCCCCAGAGCCGTGTCACCGACCACCGCCTCACGGGCGACGACAAGAACCACGCGCTCCAGGACGTCCTCAACGGCGACCTCGACGCCATCATCGCCGCCCTCCGCATGGCCGAGAACGCCGAGCGCCTGAGCGGATGA
- the glmS gene encoding glutamine--fructose-6-phosphate transaminase (isomerizing) has product MCGIVGYIGEREASGILVTGLKRLEYRGYDSAGIAVLNGTVKVRKKEGKVSELEQVLSGEPVDGTVGMGHTRWATHGVPNDVNAHPHTAGSGRFAIIHNGIIENYAVLKKRLAEKGYAFESDTDTEVLAHFIDDVQKEANLSFAEAVRQALTQVDGAYGLVAVSQDEPDMLVVARNGSPLLLGIGEGEHFIGSDASPFIEYTRKVVYLNDGEMAVVRRDSYEVSRIDGAPVAKEVHALEWNLEEIEKGGYEHFMLKEIMEQPEVLENAMRGRVLLGDNRVRLGGLTDVMPQLVGAERIIICACGTSWHAALVGEYLIEKHTRIPVEVEYASEFRYRDPILKDGDVVLVISQSGETADTLAAVRQAQEAGILTLGVVNTVGSTIARETDAGVYLHAGPEIGVASTKAFTAQVVVLTMIALAVGKERGTLCDETFRTFLQGLAAVPDQIRSVLAQSEVIEKLSQDYVAADNFLYLGRGCNFPVALEGALKLKEISYIHAEGYPAAEMKHGPIALIDRHMPVVVIAMKDAIYDKVVSGIEEVAAREGAVIAITEEGNHELDDLCKVVLHVPRSLECLEPLLTVVPLQLLSYYVAVLRGCNVDQPRNLAKSVTVE; this is encoded by the coding sequence ATGTGTGGCATTGTCGGATACATCGGCGAGCGCGAGGCCAGCGGTATCCTCGTCACCGGACTGAAGCGCCTCGAGTACCGCGGCTACGACTCCGCCGGCATCGCCGTCCTCAACGGCACCGTCAAGGTGCGCAAGAAGGAGGGTAAGGTCAGCGAACTCGAGCAGGTCCTCAGCGGTGAGCCCGTCGACGGCACCGTCGGGATGGGGCACACACGCTGGGCTACGCACGGCGTCCCGAACGACGTCAACGCCCACCCGCACACCGCAGGCAGCGGTCGCTTCGCAATCATCCACAACGGCATCATCGAGAACTACGCCGTCCTCAAGAAGCGCCTCGCCGAGAAGGGCTACGCGTTCGAGAGCGACACCGACACCGAGGTGCTGGCGCACTTCATCGACGACGTACAGAAAGAGGCTAACCTCTCCTTTGCCGAGGCCGTCCGCCAGGCGCTGACGCAGGTCGACGGCGCCTACGGCCTCGTCGCGGTCTCCCAGGACGAGCCCGACATGCTCGTCGTGGCGCGCAACGGCAGCCCGCTCCTGCTCGGGATTGGCGAGGGCGAGCACTTCATCGGCTCCGACGCCAGCCCGTTCATCGAGTACACGCGCAAGGTGGTCTACCTCAACGACGGCGAGATGGCCGTCGTCCGCCGCGACAGCTACGAGGTCTCCCGGATCGACGGCGCGCCGGTGGCGAAGGAGGTCCACGCCCTCGAGTGGAACCTGGAGGAGATCGAGAAGGGCGGCTACGAGCACTTCATGCTCAAGGAGATCATGGAGCAGCCCGAGGTCCTCGAGAACGCGATGCGCGGGCGCGTCCTGCTCGGCGACAACCGGGTCCGCCTCGGCGGGCTCACCGACGTCATGCCCCAGCTCGTCGGGGCCGAGCGCATCATCATCTGCGCCTGCGGCACCTCGTGGCACGCCGCCCTCGTCGGCGAGTACCTCATCGAGAAGCACACCCGCATCCCGGTCGAGGTCGAGTACGCCAGCGAGTTCCGCTACCGCGACCCCATCCTCAAGGACGGCGACGTGGTCCTCGTCATCTCCCAGAGCGGCGAGACCGCCGACACGCTCGCCGCCGTCCGGCAGGCGCAGGAGGCCGGCATCCTCACGCTCGGCGTCGTCAACACGGTCGGCTCGACCATTGCCCGCGAGACCGACGCGGGCGTCTACCTCCACGCTGGGCCGGAGATCGGGGTGGCGAGCACGAAAGCGTTCACGGCCCAGGTGGTCGTGCTCACGATGATCGCCCTCGCCGTCGGCAAGGAGCGCGGGACTCTCTGCGACGAGACCTTCCGCACCTTCCTCCAAGGCCTCGCAGCCGTCCCGGACCAGATCCGCAGCGTCCTCGCCCAGAGCGAGGTGATCGAGAAGCTATCGCAGGACTACGTGGCCGCCGACAACTTCCTCTACCTCGGACGCGGCTGCAACTTCCCTGTCGCGCTCGAAGGCGCGCTCAAGCTCAAGGAGATCTCCTACATCCACGCCGAGGGTTACCCGGCGGCCGAGATGAAGCACGGCCCCATCGCCCTCATCGACCGCCACATGCCGGTCGTCGTGATTGCGATGAAGGACGCGATCTACGACAAGGTGGTCTCGGGGATCGAGGAGGTCGCCGCCCGCGAAGGCGCCGTGATCGCCATCACCGAAGAGGGCAACCACGAGCTCGACGACCTGTGCAAGGTGGTGCTCCACGTCCCGCGCTCGCTCGAGTGCCTGGAGCCGCTGCTGACCGTCGTCCCGCTCCAACTGCTGTCGTACTACGTCGCCGTCCTGCGCGGCTGTAACGTGGACCAGCCGCGCAACCTCGCCAAGAGCGTCACGGTCGAGTAG